Proteins from a single region of Candidatus Palauibacter soopunensis:
- a CDS encoding DUF5916 domain-containing protein, producing MRTVCGLLVAISILAVPGLLSGQQAPRARASEIAAAPVIDGRLDDDAWSGLEPLEGFTQREPTEGQPVSQSTEVRVGYDGAALYIGAWLFDDDPAGIVTGQTLRDASLDDSDAFVVVLDTYLDRQNALVFGTTPAGIEYDGQVTGEGVGGGRGGGRQQRGSAGGFNLNWDASWEVATSRDERGWYAEMRIPFSTLRYGAGGAQDWGLNFERKIRRNSEQSMWAPLPRQFGVYRVSLAGTLALEAPTRRTVSISPYALMDGFRDYGVPSPETTFGQQIGGDAKIGLNQSLTLDLTVNTDFAQAEVDDQQVNLTRFSLFFPEKRAFFLENAGTFAVGANRSAELFFSRRIGLQGGREVPITAGARLTGKVGAFQVGMLNIQTDEAFDFDDDTGRSERIAPANNFGVLRAYREFGNRSQLGAIFVSRLNTGDAEDHNLTWGIDGRLGIGEALTFDGWASLTATPVPGGEEAAGSGFNDGEYGFAGGMRYVTRDWQVTTGFRQIGDAFNPEVGFVNRRGYRQLNWRFLRHMRTEGVSWFREFRPHISGNSWWTLGGFNESYLLHFDNHFQFENGAFFQLPGFNFTGEGLEQPFAIREDIVIPAGTYHNVDWEFRANTNRGAPLSLSVGWDLGGFYSGTRFGPNATLAYRYGDKLSANLITNYFDVRLDEGSFQTAVVRFNASYSFTPRVYLQANVQYNDDTKDVGTNVRFAWLDTAGTGLYIVWNDTNHTGSLERTGIMAGPKQRQLVVKYSRLLNLTG from the coding sequence GTGCGCACGGTATGTGGCCTGCTCGTCGCCATCTCCATACTTGCCGTTCCTGGCCTGCTGAGCGGCCAGCAGGCGCCCCGGGCGCGGGCGTCGGAGATCGCGGCGGCGCCCGTCATCGACGGCCGGCTCGACGACGACGCCTGGTCGGGCCTCGAGCCGCTCGAAGGCTTCACCCAGCGCGAGCCCACCGAAGGCCAGCCGGTGTCGCAGTCCACGGAGGTTCGGGTCGGCTATGACGGCGCGGCGCTGTACATCGGCGCCTGGCTCTTCGACGACGACCCGGCGGGCATCGTCACGGGCCAGACGCTGCGCGACGCCTCGCTCGACGACTCCGATGCCTTCGTCGTCGTGCTCGACACCTACCTGGACCGGCAGAACGCCCTCGTCTTCGGCACCACGCCGGCGGGCATCGAATACGACGGGCAAGTCACCGGCGAGGGGGTGGGCGGAGGTCGGGGCGGCGGCCGCCAGCAGCGCGGCTCGGCCGGCGGCTTCAACCTCAACTGGGACGCCTCGTGGGAGGTCGCCACGAGCCGGGACGAACGCGGTTGGTACGCCGAGATGCGGATCCCCTTCTCGACGCTCCGCTACGGCGCCGGGGGAGCGCAGGACTGGGGCCTGAACTTCGAGCGAAAGATCCGGCGCAACAGCGAGCAGTCGATGTGGGCGCCCCTGCCCAGGCAGTTCGGCGTATACCGGGTCTCGCTCGCCGGCACCCTCGCGCTGGAGGCCCCCACTCGGCGGACGGTCTCGATCAGTCCGTACGCGCTCATGGACGGCTTCAGGGACTACGGCGTACCGTCGCCGGAGACAACGTTCGGCCAGCAGATCGGGGGCGACGCCAAGATCGGCCTCAATCAGAGCCTCACGCTCGATCTCACCGTGAACACCGACTTCGCGCAGGCCGAGGTGGACGACCAGCAGGTGAACCTCACGCGCTTCAGCCTCTTCTTCCCCGAGAAGCGCGCCTTCTTTCTCGAGAACGCCGGCACCTTCGCCGTCGGCGCGAACCGTTCGGCCGAACTCTTCTTCAGCCGCCGCATCGGGCTCCAGGGGGGACGCGAGGTGCCGATCACGGCGGGCGCTCGTCTGACGGGCAAGGTCGGCGCCTTCCAGGTCGGCATGCTCAACATCCAGACCGACGAGGCCTTCGATTTCGACGACGACACCGGCCGCAGCGAGCGGATCGCGCCCGCGAACAACTTCGGCGTGCTGCGGGCGTACCGGGAGTTCGGCAACCGCTCGCAGCTCGGCGCCATCTTCGTGTCGCGCCTCAATACCGGCGATGCGGAGGACCACAATCTCACCTGGGGCATCGACGGCCGGCTCGGCATCGGGGAGGCGCTGACCTTCGACGGCTGGGCGAGCCTCACCGCCACGCCGGTCCCCGGCGGGGAGGAAGCCGCGGGATCCGGGTTCAACGACGGCGAGTACGGCTTCGCCGGCGGCATGCGGTACGTAACGCGCGACTGGCAGGTCACGACCGGGTTCCGGCAGATCGGCGACGCCTTCAACCCGGAAGTCGGCTTCGTCAACCGGCGCGGCTACCGTCAGCTCAACTGGCGCTTCCTCCGTCACATGCGCACGGAAGGCGTGTCCTGGTTCCGGGAGTTCCGGCCCCACATCTCCGGGAACAGCTGGTGGACGCTGGGCGGCTTCAACGAGTCGTATCTGCTGCACTTCGACAACCACTTCCAGTTCGAGAACGGCGCTTTCTTCCAGCTCCCCGGCTTCAACTTCACCGGCGAGGGCCTCGAGCAGCCGTTCGCGATCCGGGAGGACATCGTCATCCCGGCCGGCACGTACCACAACGTCGACTGGGAGTTCAGGGCGAACACGAATCGGGGCGCCCCGCTGTCGCTGTCCGTCGGCTGGGACCTCGGCGGGTTCTACAGCGGGACCCGCTTCGGCCCGAACGCGACGCTCGCGTACCGCTACGGGGACAAGCTCAGCGCGAACCTCATCACGAACTACTTCGACGTCCGACTCGACGAGGGCAGCTTCCAGACGGCCGTCGTGCGGTTCAACGCGTCATATTCGTTCACGCCGCGCGTTTACCTGCAGGCGAACGTCCAGTACAACGACGACACGAAGGACGTCGGGACCAACGTTCGGTTCGCGTGGCTCGATACGGCCGGCACCGGGCTGTATATCGTGTGGAACGACACCAATCACACCGGCTCGCTCGAGCGCACGGGCATCATGGCGGGGCCGAAGCAGCGCCAGCTCGTGGTCAAGTACAGCCGGCTCCTCAACCTGACCGGGTAG
- a CDS encoding pyridoxal-phosphate dependent enzyme, translating into MWHEDILGTIGGTPLVRVNRLAAHLPGTVLAKLEYFNPGGSVKDRIGISMLDDAEARGEIEPGGTIVEGTSGNTGVGLALAAIARGYTCIFATTDKQSPEKIAILRALGAEVIVCPTAVDPEDPRSYYQVSRRLAEETPNSFYMNQYDNPANTLAHLRTTGPELWEGTEGRITHLFVGSGTGGTISGSAAYLKERNPDVRIIGVDPYGSVYWKYFHTGEFDEDEIYPYVTEGVGEDILAGNMNFDIVDDYVRVTDRESMLMTRRLAREEGMFLGGSCGMAMAGALQWMEANREAIDDDAVLVVIMPDGGYRALGKVYNDVWMQEHGFLEEGETLTAGALVARRSTERPLVSAPVDMSLEDAIASMREHAISQLPVMEGGEVVGSLVEQNILRFLMGDPDARGRLVRDLMGPPFPVVDASSPVHAFANALSGDQPAVLVRQEDATLAILTRSDLISALGA; encoded by the coding sequence ATGTGGCACGAGGACATCCTGGGCACGATCGGCGGCACGCCGCTGGTGCGCGTAAACCGCCTCGCCGCGCACCTGCCCGGCACCGTCCTCGCGAAGCTCGAGTACTTCAACCCCGGCGGCTCCGTCAAGGACCGGATCGGGATTTCGATGCTCGACGACGCCGAGGCGCGGGGCGAGATCGAGCCCGGCGGCACGATCGTCGAGGGCACGAGCGGCAACACCGGCGTCGGCCTCGCACTCGCCGCCATCGCGCGCGGCTACACGTGCATCTTCGCGACGACGGACAAGCAGAGCCCCGAGAAGATCGCCATCCTGCGGGCGCTAGGGGCGGAGGTCATCGTCTGCCCCACCGCGGTGGACCCCGAGGATCCGCGCTCCTACTACCAGGTTTCGCGCCGGCTCGCCGAGGAAACCCCCAATTCCTTCTACATGAACCAGTACGACAACCCCGCCAACACGCTCGCCCACCTGCGGACGACCGGTCCGGAACTGTGGGAGGGGACCGAGGGGAGGATCACGCACCTCTTCGTCGGCTCCGGCACCGGCGGCACGATCTCCGGTTCGGCCGCGTACCTCAAGGAACGGAACCCCGACGTGCGGATCATCGGCGTGGACCCGTACGGCTCCGTCTACTGGAAGTACTTCCACACCGGCGAGTTCGACGAGGACGAGATCTATCCGTACGTCACCGAAGGGGTGGGAGAGGACATCCTCGCGGGCAACATGAACTTCGACATCGTGGACGACTACGTGCGCGTCACGGACAGGGAGTCGATGCTCATGACGCGGCGGCTCGCGCGCGAGGAAGGGATGTTCCTCGGCGGCTCGTGCGGCATGGCGATGGCGGGCGCGCTCCAGTGGATGGAGGCGAACCGCGAGGCGATCGACGACGACGCGGTGCTCGTCGTGATCATGCCCGACGGCGGCTATCGCGCGCTCGGCAAGGTCTACAACGACGTCTGGATGCAGGAGCACGGCTTCCTCGAGGAGGGCGAGACCCTCACCGCGGGAGCGCTCGTCGCGCGCCGTTCGACCGAGAGGCCGCTGGTGTCGGCCCCGGTCGACATGTCGCTGGAGGATGCGATCGCGTCGATGCGGGAGCATGCGATTTCGCAGCTGCCGGTGATGGAGGGAGGAGAAGTCGTCGGGAGCCTCGTCGAGCAGAACATCCTGCGCTTCCTCATGGGAGACCCCGACGCGCGGGGACGCCTCGTGCGCGACCTCATGGGCCCGCCCTTCCCGGTCGTCGACGCCTCGAGCCCCGTGCACGCCTTCGCGAACGCGCTCAGCGGAGACCAGCCCGCCGTGCTCGTGCGGCAGGAAGACGCCACGCTCGCCATCCTCACCCGCTCCGACCTGATCTCCGCCCTCGGCGCATAG
- a CDS encoding type II toxin-antitoxin system VapC family toxin → MTVVVDASVLAAAVADLGTDGAWSEAAIAEATREGRALAGPQIALAEASNVLRRLELAERLETSEANLARRDLLTLGIEPFPFEPLADRVWELRHNVSIYDGWYVALAEALSCPLLTLDRRLARAPGPACRIITPPGSQVVHERAVTPPAE, encoded by the coding sequence GTGACGGTCGTCGTTGATGCCTCGGTCCTCGCGGCGGCGGTAGCCGACCTCGGGACGGACGGCGCCTGGTCGGAAGCTGCCATAGCGGAGGCAACTCGCGAAGGCCGTGCCTTGGCGGGCCCACAGATCGCCCTCGCGGAAGCGAGCAACGTTCTTCGCCGGCTGGAGCTTGCCGAGCGGCTGGAGACCTCCGAGGCCAATCTCGCCCGTCGCGACCTGCTGACGCTCGGTATCGAGCCGTTCCCGTTCGAACCTCTAGCCGATCGCGTCTGGGAACTGCGCCACAACGTCAGCATTTACGATGGCTGGTACGTGGCGCTCGCCGAAGCGCTTTCCTGCCCCCTGCTGACGCTCGATCGCCGGCTTGCGCGGGCCCCCGGGCCCGCCTGCCGAATCATCACTCCGCCCGGCTCGCAAGTCGTCCACGAGCGGGCCGTCACGCCCCCCGCGGAGTAG
- a CDS encoding YbaN family protein, whose protein sequence is MKPSPDTRHSRPAIPSPAAQCPIDHAAAERAARSLPGPVRRAVFLGVGSLSVSAGIIGIVVPLWPTTCFLLLAAWCFARSSPRAERWLYENRIFGRYLAAYRERGVISTRVRRGATIFLWSAILVSAVLAAGQLWIVALLLLVAALVTAHLYSLPGEG, encoded by the coding sequence ATGAAACCGAGTCCAGACACGCGACACAGCCGGCCCGCGATCCCTTCGCCGGCCGCCCAGTGTCCCATCGATCACGCGGCGGCGGAGCGCGCCGCGCGCTCACTGCCCGGCCCCGTGCGACGGGCCGTCTTCCTGGGCGTGGGGAGCCTCAGCGTGAGCGCCGGCATCATCGGCATCGTGGTGCCGCTCTGGCCCACAACCTGTTTCCTCCTGCTCGCCGCGTGGTGCTTCGCGCGCAGCTCCCCCCGCGCCGAGCGCTGGCTGTACGAGAACCGCATCTTCGGCCGCTACCTCGCCGCCTACCGGGAGCGCGGCGTGATTTCCACCCGCGTACGGCGCGGCGCGACGATCTTCCTGTGGAGCGCGATCCTCGTCTCCGCCGTGCTCGCCGCCGGACAACTCTGGATCGTCGCCCTCCTCCTGCTCGTCGCCGCCCTCGTCACCGCCCACCTCTACTCCCTCCCCGGCGAAGGCTAG
- a CDS encoding prolyl oligopeptidase family serine peptidase, whose translation MKFSPKLRPPAGRPAVSWRVAAWTATAAVALAAAPPLQAQNLASFEPAPARDNAFALTLESIMRGSEHVGQAPVGVSWSDDGEWIYFRWLPGGAEWHEPRALYRVRSTGGTPERVDDEEELRLGPILASGDVSPDGRWRVTSSDGDLYLIERDGAATRRLTHTQDFETGPVFSGDGASIFFRRGNNLFAFDIDDGEIRQLTSIGGPEQPEDPEAEGHKAFLEEQQRELFEHVRVQDIRDERADERRELREAGQRETLHLAQGERAQFFVADPTGSHVAVTVTRGDFNQGGRRTDIPLWITQSGYTENTEMRPKVGDEQGVSRLAVVNTDSGEAAWLDLTGDGSDADPEETEPEDAEAAADEAGSDEAASDDRLAVASFAGWNDAGSHGLVFAVDFDYKTWRLYAYEAASGSLTLLDTHHDEAWVGGPCFGFQGAGCIGWLPAEAAGGMPRAWYVSEETGYSHLYAIDADGGNREALTAGDWEVLGATIPDGWDTFLLQTSELSPFDQHPWRMDFDGSDRVQLLEGEGSFTVTPSPDGRRFAVLHSRANRPPELHVADAAPGAALTRVTTSPTETWLGFPWLRSEIVHFEARDGTPVPARIYRPADFGVEPNGAGVIFVHGAGYLHNVHNWWSNYYREYMFHHFLAAQGYTVLDIDYRGSAGYGRDWRTAIYRHMGGWDLSDQVDGAAYLVREEGVDADRMGIYGGSYGGFITLMALFTAPESFAAGGALRAVTDWAHYNHWYTSRILNLPHEDEEAYRQSSPIYFAEGFEGHLLIAHGMYDTNVHFSDVVRLAQRLIELGKENWEMAVYPVENHGFAEPSSWTDEYRRIYELFERVIGGGRGASANGEGG comes from the coding sequence GTGAAGTTCTCCCCGAAGCTCCGCCCCCCCGCCGGGCGGCCCGCCGTCTCGTGGCGCGTCGCCGCGTGGACCGCCACGGCCGCCGTCGCGCTGGCGGCCGCACCGCCGCTCCAGGCGCAGAACCTCGCCAGCTTCGAGCCCGCCCCCGCGCGTGACAACGCCTTCGCGCTCACGCTCGAGTCCATCATGCGTGGCTCCGAGCACGTCGGGCAGGCGCCCGTCGGCGTCAGCTGGTCCGACGACGGCGAGTGGATCTACTTCCGCTGGCTGCCCGGCGGCGCCGAGTGGCACGAGCCGCGCGCCCTCTACCGCGTCCGTTCGACCGGCGGCACGCCCGAACGCGTCGATGACGAGGAAGAGCTTCGCCTCGGTCCCATCCTGGCGTCCGGAGACGTCTCTCCCGACGGCCGCTGGCGCGTGACGTCCTCCGATGGAGATCTCTATCTCATCGAGCGCGACGGCGCCGCGACGCGCCGGCTGACCCACACGCAGGACTTCGAGACGGGACCCGTCTTCTCAGGCGACGGCGCCTCGATCTTCTTCCGCCGCGGGAACAACCTCTTCGCCTTCGACATCGACGACGGCGAGATCCGGCAACTCACATCGATCGGCGGCCCGGAACAGCCCGAGGACCCGGAGGCCGAGGGGCACAAGGCCTTCCTCGAAGAGCAGCAGCGGGAGCTGTTCGAGCACGTCCGCGTCCAGGACATTCGGGACGAGCGGGCCGACGAGCGGCGCGAACTCCGGGAGGCCGGGCAACGCGAAACCCTCCACCTCGCGCAGGGCGAGCGCGCGCAGTTCTTCGTCGCCGACCCCACGGGAAGCCACGTCGCGGTCACTGTCACTCGCGGCGATTTCAACCAGGGCGGCCGACGTACGGATATTCCCCTCTGGATCACGCAGTCCGGCTATACCGAGAACACCGAGATGCGCCCCAAGGTCGGCGACGAGCAAGGCGTCTCCCGGCTCGCCGTCGTGAACACGGATTCGGGCGAGGCGGCGTGGCTCGATCTCACCGGGGACGGCTCGGATGCGGACCCGGAGGAGACGGAACCGGAAGACGCGGAAGCCGCCGCCGACGAAGCCGGGTCGGACGAGGCGGCATCCGACGACCGGCTCGCCGTCGCGAGCTTCGCGGGCTGGAACGACGCGGGCTCGCACGGGCTCGTGTTCGCCGTGGATTTCGACTACAAGACGTGGCGGCTCTATGCCTACGAAGCGGCTTCCGGCTCGCTGACGCTGCTCGACACGCATCACGACGAGGCGTGGGTCGGCGGCCCCTGCTTCGGCTTCCAGGGTGCGGGCTGCATCGGCTGGCTCCCGGCGGAGGCGGCGGGCGGGATGCCGCGCGCCTGGTACGTGAGCGAGGAGACGGGCTACTCCCACCTGTACGCGATCGACGCCGATGGCGGGAACCGGGAGGCGCTCACAGCCGGCGATTGGGAAGTTCTCGGCGCGACGATCCCGGATGGGTGGGACACGTTCCTCCTCCAGACGAGCGAACTCTCCCCCTTCGACCAGCACCCCTGGCGCATGGATTTCGACGGCTCGGACCGAGTCCAGCTCCTCGAAGGAGAGGGCTCGTTCACCGTCACGCCGTCACCCGACGGGCGCCGCTTCGCCGTCCTCCATTCGCGCGCGAACCGGCCGCCCGAACTCCACGTCGCCGACGCCGCGCCGGGCGCCGCGCTGACCCGGGTCACGACCTCCCCCACCGAGACGTGGCTCGGCTTCCCCTGGCTCCGGTCCGAGATCGTGCACTTCGAGGCCCGCGACGGGACGCCGGTGCCCGCCCGCATCTACCGGCCCGCCGACTTCGGCGTCGAACCCAACGGGGCCGGCGTCATCTTCGTCCACGGGGCGGGATACCTGCACAACGTCCACAACTGGTGGTCGAACTACTACCGCGAATACATGTTCCACCACTTCCTGGCGGCCCAGGGCTACACAGTGCTCGACATCGACTACCGCGGCTCCGCCGGCTACGGGCGCGACTGGCGCACGGCGATCTACCGTCACATGGGCGGCTGGGACCTCTCCGACCAGGTGGACGGCGCCGCGTACCTCGTCCGCGAGGAGGGCGTCGACGCCGACCGCATGGGGATCTACGGCGGATCCTACGGCGGCTTCATCACGCTGATGGCGCTCTTCACGGCGCCCGAGTCCTTCGCGGCGGGCGGCGCGCTCCGCGCCGTGACCGACTGGGCGCACTACAACCACTGGTACACGAGCCGCATCCTCAACCTCCCGCACGAGGACGAGGAGGCGTACCGCCAGTCCTCCCCCATCTACTTCGCCGAGGGGTTCGAGGGACACCTCCTCATCGCGCACGGGATGTACGACACAAACGTGCATTTCTCCGATGTCGTGCGCCTCGCGCAGCGTCTCATAGAACTGGGGAAGGAGAACTGGGAGATGGCAGTGTACCCGGTGGAGAACCACGGTTTCGCGGAGCCCTCGTCGTGGACCGATGAGTACCGGCGCATCTACGAGTTGTTCGAGCGCGTGATCGGCGGCGGTCGCGGGGCGTCGGCGAACGGGGAGGGTGGCTGA